The DNA segment CACCGAGCTCGACGATGATCTCGTCGATGTCTTCGATGGTTGCGCGGACGTACGCGCCACCGCCAAGTGGGACCTGGACGGTCGAACCGCTCTCGAGTTGGTCGATGGCGTCGGTCGCCTCGTCGACGGCGTCCTGTTCGTCGCGGACGGCCTCGACGTCTTCTTTCAGCACGTCGATCTGCTCGTCGATCTCCTGAAGCTGCTGGGAGAGCTCTTGCAACTGCTGTTGGCTGGCTCCCATTAGTAAGCCACCTCGGTTGCGGCGACGGCCGTTTTCGCTCGAGTCACGTCACGGGTACTGGTTGATTGCATACCCAAGGGTCCGGCAGGCAGTCGGAAGAATGTTCCCTTCTGTGGCCCACACGCTTCTCGAGTGGGGCTACCAGGCGGGGCGTCGGAGAAACACTGTGAACGTGATTTCGAGTGGCGTGGCACGTACAGTGTGAGACCCAAGAATCGACCGACGATTCGGACTCCGGTGTTCCCGAAATCTATATTTATCGAGCTGCTGACTTGCTACATGATACCGATGTACAACCGTATACTCGTTCCGACGGATGGGAGTCAACCGGCAACGGCTGCGATCGAGGAGGGCGTTACGCTGGCGGCGCAAAACGACGCGGAGCT comes from the Natronosalvus amylolyticus genome and includes:
- the pfdA gene encoding prefoldin subunit alpha; the protein is MGASQQQLQELSQQLQEIDEQIDVLKEDVEAVRDEQDAVDEATDAIDQLESGSTVQVPLGGGAYVRATIEDIDEIIVELGADYALERDQEGAIDTLENKKDRLDDRIEELEGDIDELENESAQLEQQAQQIQQQAMQQQMQQMGQGQQEPDE